The following proteins are encoded in a genomic region of Iodidimonas sp. SYSU 1G8:
- a CDS encoding carboxylesterase family protein — translation MARPTLFGLMITAVIGYGASAHAAPEIVLAEGRIAGTVINGYEAYLGIPYAAPPIGNLRWRPPQAVKPWSGVLDASDFGAVCPQPVMLGAAPDGPRMDEDCLSINVWSPPESAGKKLPVMVQIHGGAYFLGSSRKPLDQGITGLSRRGIVLVSMNYRLGRLGFFAHPASAREHPDEPTANYWLMDQIAALEWVKRNIGHFGGDPENVTIFGVSAGGTSVNALVASPKARGLFAKAIVQSGGGLFNSSTALADAHKVGLEVAARAGAPGDDPTALAKLRSLTAEQILGNEQGPPAYGPVVDGTLLTAPIAESFAKGDIARVPYLSGSTSDEFSVFGLMGFTGETLKEKFGIQLDTVRPAYEPDGPLREDDLVSQVGTDFIFTAGSHGLASMAARTGAPVYVYRLDYLGDEWRGTLTGVPHGGDQMYVFGVDYRPEGKASDGTYLAHPSDKDRRTAAMIQTYWTNFAKTGDPNGEALPAWPRYEGADPQTLVIDDDTAAAQDFRKAQLSVWYRMWEQQTGLSVE, via the coding sequence ATGGCCAGACCGACGCTATTCGGGCTGATGATCACCGCAGTCATCGGCTATGGCGCTTCGGCACATGCCGCCCCGGAAATCGTGCTTGCCGAGGGGCGGATCGCCGGTACCGTCATCAACGGCTATGAGGCCTATCTCGGCATACCCTATGCCGCTCCGCCCATCGGCAACCTCCGCTGGCGCCCACCGCAAGCCGTCAAGCCATGGAGCGGCGTTCTCGATGCCAGCGATTTCGGCGCCGTCTGCCCTCAGCCGGTGATGCTTGGCGCTGCGCCGGACGGTCCTCGCATGGACGAGGATTGCCTGAGCATCAATGTCTGGTCGCCGCCGGAGTCGGCCGGCAAGAAATTGCCCGTCATGGTTCAGATCCATGGCGGCGCGTATTTCCTGGGATCGTCACGCAAGCCGCTCGATCAAGGCATCACCGGACTGTCCAGGCGCGGCATCGTCCTCGTGTCGATGAACTACCGACTGGGCCGGCTGGGGTTTTTCGCGCATCCCGCGTCCGCTAGGGAGCATCCGGACGAGCCCACCGCCAATTACTGGCTGATGGATCAGATCGCGGCGTTGGAATGGGTGAAGCGCAACATCGGCCATTTCGGCGGCGACCCGGAGAATGTCACGATCTTCGGCGTTTCGGCCGGTGGTACCAGCGTCAATGCGCTGGTCGCCTCGCCCAAGGCGCGCGGCCTGTTCGCCAAGGCGATCGTGCAATCGGGCGGCGGCCTTTTCAACTCGAGCACCGCGCTCGCCGATGCCCATAAGGTGGGTCTGGAGGTGGCGGCGCGTGCAGGCGCACCCGGCGATGATCCCACGGCACTGGCGAAACTGCGCTCGCTCACGGCCGAACAGATCCTTGGCAACGAACAGGGGCCGCCCGCCTATGGCCCAGTGGTCGACGGCACATTGCTGACGGCCCCCATCGCCGAGTCCTTCGCGAAAGGCGACATCGCGCGGGTGCCATATCTGTCCGGCTCGACCAGCGACGAGTTCAGCGTCTTCGGCCTGATGGGCTTCACCGGCGAAACACTGAAGGAAAAATTCGGCATCCAGCTGGACACGGTGCGGCCCGCCTACGAACCGGATGGCCCGTTGCGCGAGGACGACCTGGTGTCGCAAGTCGGCACGGACTTCATCTTCACCGCGGGCTCGCACGGGCTCGCCAGCATGGCTGCTCGGACGGGCGCACCCGTCTATGTCTATCGGCTCGACTATCTGGGCGACGAGTGGCGCGGCACACTCACTGGCGTGCCCCATGGCGGCGACCAGATGTACGTCTTCGGCGTGGACTACAGGCCGGAAGGCAAAGCATCGGACGGCACATACCTTGCCCACCCAAGCGACAAGGACCGGCGCACCGCCGCCATGATACAGACCTACTGGACCAATTTCGCCAAGACGGGCGATCCCAACGGCGAGGCGTTGCCGGCGTGGCCCCGGTATGAAGGCGCCGATCCCCAGACCCTGGTCATCGACGATGACACGGCGGCGGCGCAGGATTTCCGGAAGGCACAGCTGTCGGTATGGTACCGGATGTGGGAGCAGCAGACCGGCCTGTCGGTCGAGTAG
- a CDS encoding tellurite resistance TerB family protein codes for MDPTRLLNQFLGADAKAALGQAGGFAKEKMGGMGGMGGFAGGAAAGGLLALLLGNKKVRKMAGGVAGYGGAAALGALAFKAYQNWQQGKAAANAPVPTPADIRHTDERFLPSATPAANGQPFELALVSAMIGAAKADGHVDADEQKQLFEQVDRLGLDAEAKAFVFDALARPADLSAIAGAARTQEQATEIYLVSRLAIDPDHPAEKAYLEALGHRLKLPPDLVAHLDRQAEASLVTA; via the coding sequence ATGGACCCGACCAGGCTGCTCAATCAATTCCTCGGCGCCGACGCCAAGGCTGCCCTAGGTCAGGCCGGGGGCTTCGCCAAAGAGAAAATGGGCGGCATGGGTGGGATGGGCGGTTTCGCTGGCGGCGCGGCCGCAGGGGGCCTTCTGGCCTTGCTGCTGGGCAACAAGAAGGTTCGCAAGATGGCCGGCGGCGTCGCGGGCTATGGCGGTGCGGCCGCTCTGGGCGCCCTGGCGTTCAAGGCCTATCAGAACTGGCAGCAGGGCAAGGCCGCGGCCAATGCGCCTGTGCCGACGCCGGCGGATATTCGCCATACGGATGAGCGCTTCCTGCCATCGGCGACGCCCGCCGCCAACGGTCAGCCCTTCGAGCTCGCGCTCGTCAGCGCCATGATCGGCGCGGCGAAGGCGGACGGCCATGTGGATGCCGATGAACAGAAGCAGCTTTTCGAGCAGGTCGATCGTCTCGGGCTCGACGCGGAAGCCAAGGCGTTCGTGTTCGATGCCCTCGCCCGGCCCGCCGATCTGTCCGCCATCGCAGGGGCGGCCAGGACGCAGGAGCAGGCCACGGAGATCTACCTGGTGTCGCGCCTTGCCATCGATCCAGATCATCCGGCCGAGAAGGCCTATCTGGAGGCGCTCGGTCATCGGCTGAAACTCCCGCCCGATCTGGTCGCTCATCTGGACCGCCAGGCGGAAGCGAGCCTGGTCACGGCCTGA